One genomic region from Antedon mediterranea chromosome 3, ecAntMedi1.1, whole genome shotgun sequence encodes:
- the LOC140045416 gene encoding uncharacterized protein isoform X3: MKQSWLSDTGMAYAPILPPRRTDFSVQTILTQPQFFPGIVPGHTHGLPSPSSFSLPKLSDPHHNPFSHDLFASQRPSFRPFPSLEQQERDTDDPQVMLEGKELWDQFHKFGTEMVITKSGRRMFPSFKVRVSGLDKRAKYILLMDIVAADDCRYKFHNSRWMVAGKADPEMPKRMYIHPDSPSTGEQWMQKVVSFHKLKLTNNISDKHGFTILNSMHKYQPRFHIVKANDILKLPWSQFRTFVFRETEFIAVTAYQNEKITQLKIDHNPFAKGFRDQGSGKREKRRYQSTGFDMESRDHQDGESDTEPETSEVSTTSNERHDEPTKHTPHEGITIDHDNGKSERTITEQMNEKIHHTTDIKDTEMHEVTKDDDDNKSERIDKEEESEKQTKKTPEKERDCSSSTKDSKRSEIKRPFLDDDSSTVNLRRNLFQPPHSSQHSAAMAPFYAGAHPLFLHHPMGLTAANGLPGLGSMAHLLPFVPTSLGHSHTPHPCLDPQFAFNAQSQLGVYADHALGSAYSANPCAGAILNNPRFRFSPYSLGLGTSMPSSVSPLATSLAYENILRSTSLAASHLGLGSSSPISSNSSASNLTPSALSSATNELQSIQKMVSGLEKREVVTPK; encoded by the exons ATGAAGCAGTCTTGGCTTTCGGATACTGGTATGGCTTACGCACCCATCTTACCCCCAAGAAGAACGGATTTCTCTGTTCAGACTATCTTGACTCAGCCACAGTTTTTCCCTGGGATTGTACCAGGGCATACACATGGACTTCCCAGCCCATCATCGTTTAGCCTACCAAAACTTTCGGATCCTCATCATAACCCGTTTTCACATGATTTGTTTGCATCTCAAAGGCCGTCTTTTAGGCCTTTTCCAAGTTTGGAACAACAAGAAAGAGACACTGATGACCCACAGGTTATGTTAGAAGGCAAGGAGCTTTGGGATCAATTTCATAAATTTGGAACTGAAATGGTTATAACAAAATCTGGAAG ACGTATGTTTCCGTCGTTCAAAGTGCGTGTCTCTGGTCTAGATAAACGCGCTAAATATATCCTTCTAATGGACATAGTAGCAGCCGACGATTGTCGGTATAAATTTCACAATTCCCGATGGATGGTGGCGGGAAAGGCGGACCCAGAGATGCCCAAAAGGATGTACATCCACCCGGACTCTCCAAGCACCGGGGAGCAGTGGATGCAGAAAGTCGTTTCGTTTCACAAGCTAAAACTTACAAATAACATATCGGACAAACATGGATTT ACAATACTCAACTCGATGCATAAGTACCAGCCTCGTTTTCATATCGTTAAGGCCAATGATATCCTCAAGTTACCATGGAGCCAGTTCCGTACCTTCGTGTTTAGAGAGACCGAATTTATAGCTGTTACAGCCTACCAGAACGAGAAG atAACGCAATTGAAAATCGATCATAATCCGTTTGCGAAAGGTTTTCGTGATCAGGGATCCGGCAAGCGAGAGAAAAG aAGATATCAATCCACGGGTTTCGATATGGAGTCTAGAGATCATCAAGACGGTGAAAGTGATACAGAACCGGAAACATCCGAAGTTAGCACGACAAGTAACGAACGCCATGACGAACCCACGAAGCACACACCTCATg aaGGAATAACTATTGACCATGATAATGGAAAGAGCGAACGAACGATAACAGaacaaatgaatgaaaaaatacaCCATACTACGGACATTAAAGACACCGAAATGCACGAAGTAACAAAggacgatgatgataataaatcaGAAAGAATTGATAAAGAAGAAGAatcagaaaaacaaacaaagaaaacacCCGAGAAAGAACGCGATTGTAGTAGTTCAACAAAAGACTCTAAAAGATCAGAAATTAAAAGACCGTTTTTAGATGATGATTCCAGCACGGTTAATTTGCGAAGGAATCTGTTTCAACCGCCACATTCTTCTCAACATTCTGCTGCAATGGCGCCATTTTATGCCGGAGCACATCCTCTTTTCCTGCATCATCCAATGGGATTGACAGCGGCAAATGGACTTCCAGGCTTGGGAAGCATGGCTCATCTATTACCTTTTGTGCCAACATCACTCGGACACTCTCATACACCTCACCCTTGTTTAGATCCTCAATTCGCTTTTAACGCTCAAAGCCAGCTCGGTGTTTACGCCGATCATGCTCTCGGTTCGGCGTACTCAGCTAACCCATGCGCTGGTGCAATATTGAACAACCCAAGATTTAGATTTTCTCCCTACTCGCTAGGACTTGGAACGAGTATGCCCTCGTCTGTCAGTCCACTGGCAACATCATTAGCTTATGAGAACATTTTACGATCAACGAGCCTTGCTGCCAGCCATTTAGGCCTAGGATCATCGTCTCCGATATCTAGTAACTCGAGCGCGTCAAACCTCACGCCATCTGCGCTAAGCTCGGCGACAAATGAACTACAGAGCATTCAGAAAATGGTTAGTGGACTGGAAAAACGTGAAGTTGTAACTCCAAAATAA
- the LOC140045416 gene encoding uncharacterized protein isoform X2, whose amino-acid sequence MKQSWLSDTGMAYAPILPPRRTDFSVQTILTQPQFFPGIVPGHTHGLPSPSSFSLPKLSDPHHNPFSHDLFASQRPSFRPFPSLEQQERDTDDPQVMLEGKELWDQFHKFGTEMVITKSGRRMFPSFKVRVSGLDKRAKYILLMDIVAADDCRYKFHNSRWMVAGKADPEMPKRMYIHPDSPSTGEQWMQKVVSFHKLKLTNNISDKHGFVSTHTILNSMHKYQPRFHIVKANDILKLPWSQFRTFVFRETEFIAVTAYQNEKITQLKIDHNPFAKGFRDQGSGKREKRYQSTGFDMESRDHQDGESDTEPETSEVSTTSNERHDEPTKHTPHEGITIDHDNGKSERTITEQMNEKIHHTTDIKDTEMHEVTKDDDDNKSERIDKEEESEKQTKKTPEKERDCSSSTKDSKRSEIKRPFLDDDSSTVNLRRNLFQPPHSSQHSAAMAPFYAGAHPLFLHHPMGLTAANGLPGLGSMAHLLPFVPTSLGHSHTPHPCLDPQFAFNAQSQLGVYADHALGSAYSANPCAGAILNNPRFRFSPYSLGLGTSMPSSVSPLATSLAYENILRSTSLAASHLGLGSSSPISSNSSASNLTPSALSSATNELQSIQKMVSGLEKREVVTPK is encoded by the exons ATGAAGCAGTCTTGGCTTTCGGATACTGGTATGGCTTACGCACCCATCTTACCCCCAAGAAGAACGGATTTCTCTGTTCAGACTATCTTGACTCAGCCACAGTTTTTCCCTGGGATTGTACCAGGGCATACACATGGACTTCCCAGCCCATCATCGTTTAGCCTACCAAAACTTTCGGATCCTCATCATAACCCGTTTTCACATGATTTGTTTGCATCTCAAAGGCCGTCTTTTAGGCCTTTTCCAAGTTTGGAACAACAAGAAAGAGACACTGATGACCCACAGGTTATGTTAGAAGGCAAGGAGCTTTGGGATCAATTTCATAAATTTGGAACTGAAATGGTTATAACAAAATCTGGAAG ACGTATGTTTCCGTCGTTCAAAGTGCGTGTCTCTGGTCTAGATAAACGCGCTAAATATATCCTTCTAATGGACATAGTAGCAGCCGACGATTGTCGGTATAAATTTCACAATTCCCGATGGATGGTGGCGGGAAAGGCGGACCCAGAGATGCCCAAAAGGATGTACATCCACCCGGACTCTCCAAGCACCGGGGAGCAGTGGATGCAGAAAGTCGTTTCGTTTCACAAGCTAAAACTTACAAATAACATATCGGACAAACATGGATTTGTAAGTACACAT ACAATACTCAACTCGATGCATAAGTACCAGCCTCGTTTTCATATCGTTAAGGCCAATGATATCCTCAAGTTACCATGGAGCCAGTTCCGTACCTTCGTGTTTAGAGAGACCGAATTTATAGCTGTTACAGCCTACCAGAACGAGAAG atAACGCAATTGAAAATCGATCATAATCCGTTTGCGAAAGGTTTTCGTGATCAGGGATCCGGCAAGCGAGAGAAAAG ATATCAATCCACGGGTTTCGATATGGAGTCTAGAGATCATCAAGACGGTGAAAGTGATACAGAACCGGAAACATCCGAAGTTAGCACGACAAGTAACGAACGCCATGACGAACCCACGAAGCACACACCTCATg aaGGAATAACTATTGACCATGATAATGGAAAGAGCGAACGAACGATAACAGaacaaatgaatgaaaaaatacaCCATACTACGGACATTAAAGACACCGAAATGCACGAAGTAACAAAggacgatgatgataataaatcaGAAAGAATTGATAAAGAAGAAGAatcagaaaaacaaacaaagaaaacacCCGAGAAAGAACGCGATTGTAGTAGTTCAACAAAAGACTCTAAAAGATCAGAAATTAAAAGACCGTTTTTAGATGATGATTCCAGCACGGTTAATTTGCGAAGGAATCTGTTTCAACCGCCACATTCTTCTCAACATTCTGCTGCAATGGCGCCATTTTATGCCGGAGCACATCCTCTTTTCCTGCATCATCCAATGGGATTGACAGCGGCAAATGGACTTCCAGGCTTGGGAAGCATGGCTCATCTATTACCTTTTGTGCCAACATCACTCGGACACTCTCATACACCTCACCCTTGTTTAGATCCTCAATTCGCTTTTAACGCTCAAAGCCAGCTCGGTGTTTACGCCGATCATGCTCTCGGTTCGGCGTACTCAGCTAACCCATGCGCTGGTGCAATATTGAACAACCCAAGATTTAGATTTTCTCCCTACTCGCTAGGACTTGGAACGAGTATGCCCTCGTCTGTCAGTCCACTGGCAACATCATTAGCTTATGAGAACATTTTACGATCAACGAGCCTTGCTGCCAGCCATTTAGGCCTAGGATCATCGTCTCCGATATCTAGTAACTCGAGCGCGTCAAACCTCACGCCATCTGCGCTAAGCTCGGCGACAAATGAACTACAGAGCATTCAGAAAATGGTTAGTGGACTGGAAAAACGTGAAGTTGTAACTCCAAAATAA
- the LOC140045416 gene encoding uncharacterized protein isoform X1, with protein sequence MKQSWLSDTGMAYAPILPPRRTDFSVQTILTQPQFFPGIVPGHTHGLPSPSSFSLPKLSDPHHNPFSHDLFASQRPSFRPFPSLEQQERDTDDPQVMLEGKELWDQFHKFGTEMVITKSGRRMFPSFKVRVSGLDKRAKYILLMDIVAADDCRYKFHNSRWMVAGKADPEMPKRMYIHPDSPSTGEQWMQKVVSFHKLKLTNNISDKHGFVSTHTILNSMHKYQPRFHIVKANDILKLPWSQFRTFVFRETEFIAVTAYQNEKITQLKIDHNPFAKGFRDQGSGKREKRRYQSTGFDMESRDHQDGESDTEPETSEVSTTSNERHDEPTKHTPHEGITIDHDNGKSERTITEQMNEKIHHTTDIKDTEMHEVTKDDDDNKSERIDKEEESEKQTKKTPEKERDCSSSTKDSKRSEIKRPFLDDDSSTVNLRRNLFQPPHSSQHSAAMAPFYAGAHPLFLHHPMGLTAANGLPGLGSMAHLLPFVPTSLGHSHTPHPCLDPQFAFNAQSQLGVYADHALGSAYSANPCAGAILNNPRFRFSPYSLGLGTSMPSSVSPLATSLAYENILRSTSLAASHLGLGSSSPISSNSSASNLTPSALSSATNELQSIQKMVSGLEKREVVTPK encoded by the exons ATGAAGCAGTCTTGGCTTTCGGATACTGGTATGGCTTACGCACCCATCTTACCCCCAAGAAGAACGGATTTCTCTGTTCAGACTATCTTGACTCAGCCACAGTTTTTCCCTGGGATTGTACCAGGGCATACACATGGACTTCCCAGCCCATCATCGTTTAGCCTACCAAAACTTTCGGATCCTCATCATAACCCGTTTTCACATGATTTGTTTGCATCTCAAAGGCCGTCTTTTAGGCCTTTTCCAAGTTTGGAACAACAAGAAAGAGACACTGATGACCCACAGGTTATGTTAGAAGGCAAGGAGCTTTGGGATCAATTTCATAAATTTGGAACTGAAATGGTTATAACAAAATCTGGAAG ACGTATGTTTCCGTCGTTCAAAGTGCGTGTCTCTGGTCTAGATAAACGCGCTAAATATATCCTTCTAATGGACATAGTAGCAGCCGACGATTGTCGGTATAAATTTCACAATTCCCGATGGATGGTGGCGGGAAAGGCGGACCCAGAGATGCCCAAAAGGATGTACATCCACCCGGACTCTCCAAGCACCGGGGAGCAGTGGATGCAGAAAGTCGTTTCGTTTCACAAGCTAAAACTTACAAATAACATATCGGACAAACATGGATTTGTAAGTACACAT ACAATACTCAACTCGATGCATAAGTACCAGCCTCGTTTTCATATCGTTAAGGCCAATGATATCCTCAAGTTACCATGGAGCCAGTTCCGTACCTTCGTGTTTAGAGAGACCGAATTTATAGCTGTTACAGCCTACCAGAACGAGAAG atAACGCAATTGAAAATCGATCATAATCCGTTTGCGAAAGGTTTTCGTGATCAGGGATCCGGCAAGCGAGAGAAAAG aAGATATCAATCCACGGGTTTCGATATGGAGTCTAGAGATCATCAAGACGGTGAAAGTGATACAGAACCGGAAACATCCGAAGTTAGCACGACAAGTAACGAACGCCATGACGAACCCACGAAGCACACACCTCATg aaGGAATAACTATTGACCATGATAATGGAAAGAGCGAACGAACGATAACAGaacaaatgaatgaaaaaatacaCCATACTACGGACATTAAAGACACCGAAATGCACGAAGTAACAAAggacgatgatgataataaatcaGAAAGAATTGATAAAGAAGAAGAatcagaaaaacaaacaaagaaaacacCCGAGAAAGAACGCGATTGTAGTAGTTCAACAAAAGACTCTAAAAGATCAGAAATTAAAAGACCGTTTTTAGATGATGATTCCAGCACGGTTAATTTGCGAAGGAATCTGTTTCAACCGCCACATTCTTCTCAACATTCTGCTGCAATGGCGCCATTTTATGCCGGAGCACATCCTCTTTTCCTGCATCATCCAATGGGATTGACAGCGGCAAATGGACTTCCAGGCTTGGGAAGCATGGCTCATCTATTACCTTTTGTGCCAACATCACTCGGACACTCTCATACACCTCACCCTTGTTTAGATCCTCAATTCGCTTTTAACGCTCAAAGCCAGCTCGGTGTTTACGCCGATCATGCTCTCGGTTCGGCGTACTCAGCTAACCCATGCGCTGGTGCAATATTGAACAACCCAAGATTTAGATTTTCTCCCTACTCGCTAGGACTTGGAACGAGTATGCCCTCGTCTGTCAGTCCACTGGCAACATCATTAGCTTATGAGAACATTTTACGATCAACGAGCCTTGCTGCCAGCCATTTAGGCCTAGGATCATCGTCTCCGATATCTAGTAACTCGAGCGCGTCAAACCTCACGCCATCTGCGCTAAGCTCGGCGACAAATGAACTACAGAGCATTCAGAAAATGGTTAGTGGACTGGAAAAACGTGAAGTTGTAACTCCAAAATAA